GCGTACGGCGCTGGTGGTCGCCCTGGTGGTCGCCGCGCTCGCCGGGTGCTGTAAATAGCGGCTGATAGAAGATGCATAACAAAGCAGCCGCGTCGGCGTTTCGGTGTTTGCCGCCGTGGCTGTCAGGTTTGCAAGCCCCACCCAAAGCTGTGTTGCTTCCCGCTCGAGCTTTCCTACACTCGCCAGCGCTCCTTCCCCGCCCGCCACCATGCTTTCCTCACTACTCGCCGTCCCCCTCGccatcctcgccctccGCCCTTCCCTCGTCGCTGCCCAGGGCGACCTCAGCGGCGCCAACAACGTCACAGATCTCGAAGGAACATGGAGCAGCAACTCGGCAGTGTCGACCGGCGGTGTGAGTCGCGCCGCGCCCGCGAGAGCAGACGACTGACCGTCACCCACAGGACATTTGCATCCCTGCCGAAATGAAGTTCAACTATCCCAACAACAGCGGCATCTCCTACTCGTTGTACGTCCGCCCCGTCCCTCCCTGCCAGACACTGACCCGCGCCTGCCAGCACCAACGACGGCTTCTTTGAAGAAGTCCAGTACCAATACAACGCCAACGCCTCCAACCCCGCCTGCATCCAAGCCTACATCTACTGGCAACACGGCACCTACTCGCTCAACGACAACGGCTCCATgaccctcttccccttcacctCCGACGGCCGCATCCAGGTCCAGGACCCATGCGCCGCCACGACAAACATCATTACGTACTATAGTAACCAAGTGCTGTTTACCGATTGGGGAATCGTCGTCGATTCGTCGTCGGGGAGGTATACCTTGAATCTGAACAAGTATGACGGCTCCAAGATGGCTCGCATGTTTCTCGTCGCCAAACCACCCAACATGCTCCCCACCCAGATCCTCACAGGCGTAAACGCCTCGGGACAGACATCCACCCGAAAACGATCATTCACCCAGTCACTCGATTTCCTGAAACGGTCGTCGGCCGAACCCCGATGGTCTGGTCTGCTCTTTGCGCAAGGATATCCGACCTCGTTTACAATGCTCGGTTTGGCCGGGCTGGCTGTCGTGGGTGTGTTGGCGTTGGTATAATGAGTGAAGGATAGGGATGTGAATCGCAACAGGCGAGATGTTTGGGCGGATATGGCCATTGGTGGCTATTGGCTATTGGCATTGGCCATTGGCGATGTGACGATGTGACGATGGACAGTCAgtgaggacgatgagagCTCGTCAattggagatggagaatggAGATGGGTTCAGTGttccattttcttttaTCGCGCACCCACGCTTTTTTTACTTTTGGTTTTGCTGTGACAGCTATCCAGCGTTTTAACGGACACTTTTCCACTTTTTTTATACACTGCCATCTTTACAACTTTGTCTCAAGAGTATACCCCCAATTTTTCGCACGACTTGCGCATGAACCATGCTTGACGACCTCACATTTCTGATGATTCCCATTGTTGTACAACATTGTAACTAACTCTCTTTTTCACTtttcgctcttcctcccaccACATCCCTCCACACACCCTCCACCCACTCAACCCTCCCGACCCCACTCGCACCTCCACTCGCCACCCACCCCGCTTGTCCCAACCCGCCCGCATTGTTCCACACACAGCGGTGAATACCCACCTCGGGCGACCACGCCCCGATCTTTGAATACGCCTTGTTTGCGTCTTCCCCcgcctctccctctcccgcGCCACGCGCCGGTTTACCATACTGCACGATATCAAGCGGCTGAGATTCGGGTAAGAAATCGTCCGAGAGGCGGTATGTATCGGTAAGCGTGTTGTAGTCGATTTCGTACAAGCGGTCGAGGGTGattgtcttttttttttttgggggGGGGCAGCGCCGTCAGCGGGGATTACGCGGGAAAAGTGAACAAGGAACATTACCCGTGCGCCTGTACTTCTCAGTACCCCATCCGCATGGTTGACCATGATGAGAGCGCCATCAGCGCCGGCGGTCACGACCATCGTATGATAATCCGATGTTCCGATATCCTAAAACCCCCCCAGTTTTTACATTTTCAGTTTTAGTTTACAAGacggaaaagaggaaaacgGGGGGGGACGAATGAAGGGAAATCGAGGACCTACCCAGATGACACCCCGATGCCCGGAAATGACAAACCCCCGTGAACGTCCTTTCCGGTCCGCGACCCGTACGACTTGCGCAGTGTATTGGTTATCGCCCACGATGGGTCCCGGGAAATAAGTAGACCATGCGGTGGACATGATCGGTACTAGTTGTGTTTGGTCATTCTGGTTAGATAAATAAcaaagggaggaagaatgggcGGGGGTAGACGTACATCGTTGACGATCAAGCGGGATAGGCACCAAAGGGTCCCGAACATCCAGAATCTTGGTAGATCCATCATACGCACCCGTCACCACGTACACCGCGTCCGATCCGAGGTGGTGTGGAGTAGGCGGTAGCCGGAGGACGGAGAGAGAGCGGATGCAGGACATGGCGACGGGGGTGTAGATGACTGGAAGAGCTGTGAGGGGTAAGTAGTCATGTTTGGATGAATGGgtggatgggaatggggatggggaatggggatggggaatGGAAAACTCACGAGGTTCAgaggagggatggaggagagagttGTAAATGTCCCATACAACGACGTGGCCTGTCCATTCCTCATGAGTAATTTCTTCAACTGATTCTTACATATAATAACTTACCGGTATCTAATCCCACAGCGAGACGTGATCCGCTCAACCAGTCAAACGTGGTACAGTTGGCATCAGGGATGGTAAGACGAACAAGTGgtttttggagatggaCTATACAGCACATTCAAAAGCAGTGTAAGGCGATTAAAAATCTTTATTGGTGGAGTTTAGGGAAACATACGGTAGACAGGTTGTCCTGCGATCGATTGTTCAGACACGAGGAATTTGGGATGGGGGACGGGATAGAATGAGACGCTGCCGTCCAGCTGCACTGCAGCGATGATACCCAGTTTAGGAATCTCtatttcttcatctctcatcTTGCAAACGTCAAACTATGCGTGTCGTTAGTAACCATACAGTAAAAGCAAAAAGCCAACGATACCTCATCCCATACACCAAGAGGCATCCACCGTATTTGCATCGCGTTCCCGCCTTTTACGCACAATACCAGCTCGCAAGCCATACCACCGCCTTTCTCACCCCCCATAGCcacgt
This Cryptococcus neoformans var. neoformans JEC21 chromosome 9 sequence DNA region includes the following protein-coding sequences:
- a CDS encoding cell wall organization and biogenesis-related protein, putative, translating into MLSSLLAVPLAILALRPSLVAAQGDLSGANNVTDLEGTWSSNSAVSTGGDICIPAEMKFNYPNNSGISYSFTNDGFFEEVQYQYNANASNPACIQAYIYWQHGTYSLNDNGSMTLFPFTSDGRIQVQDPCAATTNIITYYSNQVLFTDWGIVVDSSSGRYTLNLNKYDGSKMARMFLVAKPPNMLPTQILTGVNASGQTSTRKRSFTQSLDFLKRSSAEPRWSGLLFAQGYPTSFTMLGLAGLAVVGVLALV